Proteins encoded in a region of the Lemur catta isolate mLemCat1 chromosome 14, mLemCat1.pri, whole genome shotgun sequence genome:
- the GLRX3 gene encoding glutaredoxin-3 isoform X3 has translation MLFMKGTPQEPRCGFSRQMVEILHKHNIQFSSFDIFSDEEVRQGLKTYSNWPTYPQLYVSGELIGGLDIIKELEASEELDTVCPKAPKLEERLKVLTNKASVMLFMKGNKQEAKCGFSKQILEILNTTGVEYETFDILEDEEVRQGLKAYSNWPTYPQLYVKGELVGGLDIVKELKENGELLPILRGEN, from the exons GTTTCAGCAGGCAGATGGTGGAGATTCTTCACAAACATAATATTCAATTTAGCAGTTTTGATATCTTCTCAGATGAAGAGGTTCGACAGGGGCTCAAAACCTATTCCAATTGGCCAACCTATCCTCAGCTCTATGTTTCTGGAGAGCTCATAGGAGGACTTGATATAATTAAG GAGCTAGAAGCATCTGAAGAACTAGATACAGTTTGCCCCAAAGCTCCCAAATTAGAGGAAAG GCTCAAAGTGCTGACAAATAAAGCTTCTGTGATGCTCTTtatgaaaggaaacaaacag gaagcAAAATGTGGATTCAGCAAACAAATTctggaaatattaaatactaCTGG TGTTGAATATGAAACATTTGATATATTGGAGGATGAAGAA GTTCGGCAGGGATTAAAAGCTTACTCAAATTGGCCAACGTACCCGCAGCTGTATGTGAAAGGGGAGCTTGTTGGAGGATTGGACATTGTCAAG gaattgaAAGAAAATGGTGAATTGCTGCCTATACTGAGAGGAGAAAATTAA